The following coding sequences lie in one Arachis hypogaea cultivar Tifrunner chromosome 9, arahy.Tifrunner.gnm2.J5K5, whole genome shotgun sequence genomic window:
- the LOC112708835 gene encoding uncharacterized protein — protein MVFVRRKRVTDPFDDEAKARLVGGDYRKLSYDSSGSEHSGTGDGDGDENSPCLSELVHNFLEDNGNEDESVGDEFDSERVDSVSECMDSVVEALMLTATNNVSDPYRALLHSHVLEASERFAFMREQNASSFRRSVLSFLRERGHNAAICKTRWDSSSGVVTAGNYEFIDVVQSGPSTWRQNRYFVDLDFAVQFEIARASNSYSEVLSNVPRIFVGTAEELKRTVLALCEAAKRCFRSKGLSVPPWRKNRFMQEKWFGPYKRTTNPVHGNPVPAVVDGVTGAKCRFVGFNDAVLEARRGGVFVD, from the coding sequence ATGGTGTTTGTAAGGAGAAAACGAGTCACTGACCCGTTCGACGACGAAGCTAAAGCTCGCCTTGTTGGCGGCGATTACCGGAAATTGAGCTATGACAGCAGCGGGAGCGAACATTCCGGCACCGGCGACGGCGACGGCGACGAGAACTCTCCGTGTCTCTCCGAGCTCGTGCATAATTTCCTCGAGGACAACGGAAACGAGGACGAGTCAGTAGGTGACGAGTTCGACTCGGAGCGAGTCGACTCAGTCTCCGAATGCATGGACTCGGTGGTGGAAGCGCTCATGTTAACCGCAACGAACAATGTGAGCGATCCTTACAGAGCGTTGCTCCACTCGCACGTTCTTGAAGCCAGTGAGAGGTTCGCGTTTATGAGGGAGCAAAACGCATCGTCGTTTCGACGAAGCGTGTTGTCGTTTTTGCGTGAGAGAGGGCACAATGCAGCGATATGCAAGACAAGATGGGATTCTTCCTCCGGAGTGGTCACAGCGGGGAACTACGAGTTCATCGACGTGGTGCAATCTGGACCGTCCACGTGGCGGCAGAACAGGTACTTCGTGGATCTCGATTTCGCCGTTCAGTTTGAGATCGCAAGGGCTAGTAATAGTTACTCTGAAGTTCTGAGCAATGTTCCCAGAATATTCGTTGGGACAGCAGAAGAGCTGAAACGCACCGTTTTGGCGTTGTGCGAAGCTGCGAAACGGTGTTTCAGGAGCAAGGGGCTCTCCGTGCCACCTTGGAGAAAGAACCGGTTCATGCAGGAAAAGTGGTTCGGTCCGTATAAAAGGACGACGAATCCGGTTCATGGAAACCCGGTTCCCGCGGTTGTTGATGGAGTGACCGGTGCTAAATGCAGGTTCGTTGGATTCAACGACGCCGTTTTGGAAGCCAGACGCGGCGGTGTTTTTGTCGACTAA